A genomic region of Metopolophium dirhodum isolate CAU chromosome 1, ASM1992520v1, whole genome shotgun sequence contains the following coding sequences:
- the LOC132932634 gene encoding uncharacterized protein LOC132932634: MVTPPSVTYAEAKARVVRAIAKITSFVAAAGEYKADRSNAGKHAKVAKMLSELNDIRRIAEDDFQVMESSVSKKLAPMEVVDNKESLSLSADFDNLYYELAAFADVYHISLSPGMDTSSAQLSVNQTTGSSNLSHYQLPKRSFPTFSGVLIEWQGFEDLFKSILSHAPDLPDVERFEILKTSLQGEALSLVSHLPLTSANYNKAWEVLRARYGNKRDLARIHLDALLAPHTVNCNDAASIKTLLTTILEHTAALDNLDFVTRQWSPILVHIFENHLDYDLRSRWELTVGDRHQPATSDFVEFLRSHVRSAEARAGNYSTTLQSSTSQPKQSKKVYTTHSRPTYGPKVLTASAALSTESGHRSPAISNCQICKKPHSIRQCQLFLSKGPNDRFQLAKTHRLCINCLGCGHSSAACPSKFKCQSCNRSHHTLLHFESSPATSTPPSSSMVVQSGDPTRTVSLVVKDNPQKVVLLSTVLLDICGTDGHRHSFRALLDSGSQASFITGKSADILMLNRRRSPVSITTFANTTATPVCGSSVVIVTPHGKQTPSLSIDALIVPQITGKTPQISFTPGQWTHIHHLPLADPSYHIPGDIDLLLGADILPSILCDSLISGSAGEPTALKTIFGWVLFGPTTTAPPVSLATMCVSTSSNLDATLRKFWELEELPVVHHLSPDDKVAEEIYVSTTTRLSSGRFMVTLPFRTPSPVLGDSKTHAHQRYKALELRLSRQPDLRKQYIDFMQDYLSSGHMELVPVSERDNPLNYYIPHHCVIKPDSKTTKLRVVFNASARTSTGASLNESMYTGPKLQPDIQVVLLRSRLWKYLFMADIKQMYRQILVQPSDRDYLRILWRFSPSSPIDEYRLCTVTYGTSAAPFQALRTIRHLATLDGARWPVAADVLLNDTFVDDILTGANSEEDALNCQDQLINLCALAQFELRKWASNNVQLLQMVPPESRAMSVSVLFDSDELSDLKVLGLKWDPSADTFSFKAHNRQNDLFCPTLLVSLIR, encoded by the coding sequence ATGGTCACTCCTCCTTCAGTAACTTATGCAGAGGCAAAAGCACGGGTTGTCCGTGCAATTGCAAAAATCACTTCATTTGTCGCTGCAGCCGGTGAATATAAAGCCGATCGTTCTAATGCGGGCAAACATGCTAAAGTAGCTAAGATGCTGTCTGAATTAAATGACATTCGTCGAATTGCTGAAGACGATTTCCAAGTCATGGAATCTTCTGTTAGTAAAAAGTTAGCCCCCATGGAAGTCGTAGATAATAAAGAGAGTCTAAGCCTCAGTGCCGATTTTGACAATTTGTACTATGAACTTGCTGCTTTTGCTGATGTGTATCATATTTCATTATCTCCCGGCATGGATACATCCTCAGCTCAGTTGTCAGTTAACCAAACAACAGGCTCCAGTAATTTGTCACATTATCAACTGCCCAAACGGAGCTTTCCTACGTTTTCTGGAGTGCTTATTGAATGGCAGGGTTTCGAAGATCTctttaaatcaattttgtccCACGCTCCTGATCTTCCCGATGTTGAgcgatttgaaatattaaagacCTCTCTGCAAGGTGAAGCTCTATCGTTGGTTTCACATCTCCCTTTGACGTCCGCAAACTATAACAAAGCTTGGGAAGTGTTGCGTGCTCGTTATGGGAACAAGCGTGATTTGGCTCGAATTCATCTGGACGCCCTCCTAGCACCCCACACAGTCAATTGTAACGACGCGGCTTCCATAAAAACTCTTCTCACGACCATTCTTGAACACACTGCGGCCCTagataatttagattttgttaCTCGCCAATGGAGTCCGATTCTTGTTCATATCTTTGAAAATCATCTAGATTATGATCTTCGCTCTCGTTGGGAACTCACTGTTGGAGATCGCCATCAACCAGCCACGAGTGACTTTGTAGAATTTTTAAGGAGCCATGTTCGGTCAGCCGAAGCTCGTGCAGGAAATTATTCAACGACTTTACAATCTAGTACTTCCCAACCAAAACAGTCAAAAAAGGTATATACTACACACTCTCGTCCCACTTATGGACCAAAAGTGTTGACCGCCAGTGCGGCGTTATCCACTGAATCAGGTCATCGGTCACCTGCTATCAGTAACTGCCAAATTTGCAAAAAGCCTCATTCGATTCGACAATGTCAATTGTTCCTTAGTAAAGGCCCAAACGATCGTTTTCAGCTGGCAAAAACCCATCGTCTCTGCATCAACTGTCTCGGCTGTGGACACTCGTCCGCTGCGTGCCCTTCGAAATTCAAGTGTCAATCGTGCAATCGTTCTCACCATACCTTGTTACACTTTGAATCAAGTCCAGCCACGAGTACACCACCAAGTAGTTCCATGGTGGTCCAGTCAGGTGATCCTACCCGCACGGTCTCGTTAGTTGTAAAAGATAACCCCCAGAAAGTGGTATTATTATCAACTGTGCTTCTGGACATTTGTGGTACCGATGGTCATCGTCATTCGTTTAGAGCCCTATTAGACAGTGGCTCTCAAGCCAGCTTTATCACGGGCAAATCGGCTGACATTCTTATGCTCAATCGCCGACGTTCACCTGTGAGTATAACCACGTTTGCTAACACTACTGCTACTCCTGTTTGTGGATCATCCGTTGTCATTGTGACTCCTCACGGCAAACAAACACCCAGCCTAAGTATTGACGCTTTGATTGTACCACAGATCACAGGAAAAACCCCGCAAATCTCGTTCACACCTGGTCAATGGACACATATTCACCATTTGCCCTTAGCAGATCCGTCATATCACATTCCTGGTGACATAGACTTGCTGTTGGGCGCCGACATTCTACCGTCCATATTATGCGACAGTCTCATTTCGGGTAGTGCAGGCGAGCCTACTgcgttaaaaacaattttcggTTGGGTTTTGTTTGGGCCGACCACCACAGCTCCCCCTGTTTCACTGGCCACAATGTGTGTGTCAACATCCAGCAACCTTGATGCAACCTTAAGAAAGTTTTGGGAGTTGGAAGAGCTACCTGTAGTTCATCACTTAAGTCCCGATGACAAAGTTGCAGAAGAGATCTACGTCTCAACCACTACTCGTCTTAGTTCAGGTCGTTTTATGGTTACACTTCCGTTTCGAACACCGTCTCCTGTGTTAGGTGATTCTAAGACTCATGCTCATCAACGCTACAAGGCCCTTGAGCTTCGACTAAGTCGACAACCTGATCTTCGAAAACAGTACATAGACTTTATGCAGGATTACTTGTCAAGTGGTCACATGGAACTTGTGCCAGTGTCTGAACGCGACAATCCACTGAATTACTATATACCACACCATTGTGTCATAAAACCTGACAGCAAGACAACAAAATTGCGTGTTGTATTCAATGCTTCAGCCCGTACTTCAACCGGAGCCTCTCTGAATGAGAGTATGTATACTGGTCCAAAGTTGCAACCAGATATTCAAGTTGTATTGCTCCGCTCTCGTCTCTGGAAGTACCTGTTTATGGCTGACATAAAACAGATGTACCGCCAAATCCTAGTTCAACCTTCAGATCGAGACTATTTGAGAATCCTGTGGAGATTTTCACCCTCGTCTCCAATTGATGAATATCGGCTCTGTACAGTTACGTATGGAACGTCAGCAGCACCTTTTCAAGCTCTGCGAACTATTCGTCATCTTGCTACACTGGACGGTGCTAGGTGGCCGGTGGCCGCTGACGTTTTACTCAATGACACTTTTGTCGACGATATTTTAACTGGTGCAAACTCAGAAGAAGACGCTCTCAACTGTCAAGACCAATTGATAAACCTTTGTGCACTCGCTCAATTTGAGCTCCGCAAGTGGGCCAGCAACAATGTACAACTTCTACAAATGGTCCCACCAGAATCTCGTGCAATGTCCGTCTCAGTCTTGTTCGACAGTGACGAACTCTCTGATTTGAAAGTATTAGGGTTAAAATGGGACCCATCTGCTGACACTTTTTCCTTTAAAGCTCACAACCGACAAAACGATCTGTTCTGTCCGACATTGCTCGTGTCTTTGATCCGTTAG
- the LOC132932643 gene encoding uncharacterized protein LOC132932643, which yields MTFFTKHVMQQLWTSGINWDDPVPSDIASLWARYQSEQQLIETISIPRRITYDHAISVQLHAFSDSSEKGYAAAVYLRVETVTSVYCHLITGKSKVAPLKRSTIPRLELCGAVLASKLLRLVADSYTNRITIDELHAWTDSTTALVWIRSSPHRWATFIANRTSLIHDLTTPAIWRHVPTKENPVDCASRGLFPSELLNHSLWWTGPSFLLSPPDKWPKLLLTKLEDFTGPPTREARVPTVLTVTVDIPIINLLNRMSSLQKILRVIAYCFRFSKPRSDAPISNIINATEITRALSALVYLVQRQAFAVEIAALSNGLPCSKSLRRLDLFIDPVGVLRVGGRLRNAEIPYVHKHPALLPSRHRLTDLIIDHNHCALSHPGAMTLQSHLQREFWILSGRQAIRSRLRLCLPCFRTRPQTVQPKMAALPKYRVQQIKPFAISGVDYAGPISIKGSRGRASSRSSAYICLFVCTVTKALHIELSSDLSTETFLLAFTRFAARRGPIKEIHSDCGTNFVGAANILNPLHNFIASETYQHSVRNHLSKDQITWFFNPPSSPHFGGLWEAGVKSTKSLIFRSIGTHRLTSEELITLLTKIEATLNSRPLCALSNDPKDLEALTPSHFLTLVPSTSLPDPCLENVPLSKMQRWRLVTDLHRYFWTRWKNEYLSTLQLRTKWSDDGKQLNVGDLVLIKEPSHPLYWRYGRITDLHPGADGVSRVATVHTSSGVLTRPAVKLCPVPSC from the coding sequence ATGACCTTTTTCACAAAACACGTCATGCAACAGCTGTGGACCTCCGGTATCAACTGGGATGACCCAGTTCCCTCTGACATTGCCTCCCTATGGGCCCGATATCAGTCTGAACAGCAGCTAATTGAAACCATTAGTATTCCTCGTCGTATTACCTATGATCATGCTATTTCTGTACAACTCCATGCCTTTTCTGATAGCTCTGAAAAAGGTTATGCCGCGGCAGTATATCTCCGTGTAGAGACAGTCACGTCAGTGTATTGTCATCTCATAACAGGAAAGTCAAAAGTAGCCCCTCTCAAGCGGTCCACAATTCCCCGTCTGGAACTGTGTGGTGCCGTATTGGCTTCGAAACTCCTCCGATTGGTTGCTGACTCCTACACTAATCGCATAACTATTGACGAACTCCACGCCTGGACTGATTCCACCACAGCTCTCGTTTGGATTAGGTCTTCCCCTCATCGATGGGCCACATTCATCGCGAATCGAACCAGTCTGATCCACGATTTAACCACACCTGCAATTTGGCGCCATGTTCCCACGAAGGAGAATCCAGTCGATTGCGCATCGCGCGGATTGTTTCCTTCCGAGCTCCTCAACCACTCACTGTGGTGGACTGGTCCATCATTTTTACTGAGTCCTCCAGACAAATGGCCAAAATTACTGTTAACCAAACTTGAAGATTTCACTGGGCCCCCCACAAGGGAAGCTCGAGTACCTACTGTGCTCACCGTCACTGTAGACATTCCGATAATCAATTTGTTAAATCGCATGTCATCTCTGCAGAAGATCCTTCGCGTAATCGCTTACTGTTTTCGATTTTCCAAGCCCCGTTCTGACGCTCCAATTAGCAACATTATAAATGCGACAGAGATCACTCGTGCTCTCTCTGCCTTGGTCTACTTAGTCCAACGTCAAGCGTTTGCCGTCGAAATTGCAGCTCTGTCAAACGGTCTTCCCTGCTCAAAATCTCTCCGACGTTTAGACCTGTTTATTGACCCAGTTGGTGTTCTCAGAGTGGGCGGTCGGCTTCGCAACGCAGAAATTCCATACGTTCACAAGCATCCTGCTTTGTTGCCGTCCCGTCATCGTTTAACTGATCTAATAATTGATCACAACCATTGTGCATTAAGCCATCCAGGAGCCATGACCCTCCAATCACATTTACAGCGTGAGTTTTGGATACTGTCAGGGAGGCAGGCTATTAGGTCCCGGCTGCGATTATGTCTTCCATGCTTTCGCACTAGACCTCAAACGGTTCAACCAAAAATGGCTGCTCTTCCTAAATACAGAGTACAACAGATAAAACCATTTGCTATCTCAGGCGTTGATTATGCTGGCCCGATATCTATCAAAGGATCCCGTGGTCGCGCATCATCCAGGAGCTCTGCCTACATTTGTTTATTCGTCTGTACCGTAACCAAGGCATTGCACATCGAGCTCAGTTCTGACCTGTCAACGGAAACTTTCCTCCTAGCGTTCACTCGTTTTGCTGCTCGTCGTGGACCGATCAAAGAGATCCATAGTGATTGTGGTACTAATTTCGTTGGTGCCGCGAATATTTTAAACCCGCTACATAACTTCATCGCATCAGAAACCTATCAACACAGTGTACGAAATCATTTGTCCAAGGACCAAATTACTTGGTTTTTCAATCCTCCGTCTTCTCCTCACTTTGGAGGACTCTGGGAAGCTGGAGTAAAGTCGACTAAGTCGTTAATTTTTCGATCCATTGGAACCCATAGACTCACAAGTGAAGAACTAATCACTTTGTTGACAAAAATTGAAGCCACTCTAAATTCACGGCCTTTGTGTGCCCTTAGCAATGATCCCAAAGATTTAGAAGCTTTGACGCCAAGCCATTTTTTAACGCTGGTCCCATCGACATCTCTTCCGGACCCTTGTTTGGAAAACGTACCACTCTCAAAAATGCAGCGTTGGCGCTTAGTTACTGATCTCCACCGGTACTTCTGGACCAGAtggaaaaatgaatatttgtctACTCTCCAGCTGCGAACAAAATGGTCTGATGATGGAAAGCAGTTGAATGTTGGAGACCTTGTCCTAATAAAGGAACCCTCGCATCCGCTGTATTGGCGATACGGACGTATCACGGACCTCCACCCTGGTGCAGACGGGGTGTCACGCGTTGCTACTGTCCACACGTCGTCTGGAGTTCTAACTCGGCCAGCTGTCAAGTTGTGTCCAGTGCCTTCTTGTTGA